The genomic window CACATTACTATACACACAGTGACTCTGTAGATacgataggtttcagagtggcagccatgttagtctgtatctgcaaaaagaacaggagtacttgtggcaccttagagattaacaaatttatttcaccaTAATAATTTCGTGCATCGTGcaagctcacttcttcggatgcacagaatggaacattatgcatacagagaacatgaaaaggtggaagtatgcataccagcTGGAAGaatctaatcaactgagatgagctatcatcagcagaagaaaaaaaacctttgaagtgataattgagatgacccatagaaggtgtgaggagaacttgaCATAgagaaatagattcagttagtgtaatgacccaaccattcccagtttctgtttaggcctgagttaattgtatctaatttgcacaaatctgacatcaggaatcataacattcaaaaaccagtgggagaacacgtcaacctctctaaccactcagtgacaaacttgaagatggcaattttgcaacaagaaaactttaaaaacagactccaaaaagagacttctgaacttgaattaatatacaAATACTAATTCCAGATATACTGAtctcgtagaactggaagggaccttgaaaggtcattgagtccagccccctgctttcactagcaggaccaagtactgatttttgccccagatccctaagtggccccctcaaggattgaactcactaaTAGTTAAATCCTCCCAATATCACCCTCAATGCATAAAAATCCTCTGGCCTTGGTAAATTCATGAATGATGTCACCTTTTGTTGATCAGCCTGAATTCCTTGTTCCCCTAGCATCACCCCAAAATAATTTACCCTTCTTTGCACTAATTGGGCTTTCTCTCTATTAGCCTTGAGACCCATTTCCTGGATGAGTCTCAACACTTTTTCAATCTGTTCGTTCACTTCCTCTTCAATGTCTCCTCACTCTAATATGTCATCTACATATGAGGTGACAATTCTCCCAATTCTTTTAGGATAATCCAGCATTTGCACTAGATGATGGTGCATAAAAGCCAGAGCACAATGCAGGCCCCAGGGAATTCTTTTAAATAAGTAATGCAGGCCCCAGGGAATTCTTTTAAATAAGTATTGTTGTCCTTTAAAAGTAAACGTAAAGAGGGCCTGTCAAGGTGTCCCcccaactctgaactttagggtacagatgtggggacctgcataaataacccctaagcttatttttaccagcttagggaAAACAGTCACTGCCACcacaacatgtttttaaaaaaatgtttgagggAGAGCCATTTGGGAACTCTACCTTCCCCCAATTTTCCCCAGTTGTTATCGCCCCTTTCCTGGCAGGATTTGACTGATTTCCCTCCCCCAAGTCTCTATACCCTTTTTCCTGGGTAGACTCAAGAaaattccccccaccaattcctggtgagcccagatccaaaatccttggatcttaaaacaaggaaaagtcaatcaggttcttaaaagaagacttttaattaaagaaagagggTGAAAGGAATGCTTCTGTGAGATCAGAAAGCAagatgatctcacagacaacagattcaaaacacagagaatgtccctctgggcaaaaccttaaagttacacaaaaacccaatttgattctgtCTCTATGTTTGCAAAAGAAttgacaaagagaaaaataaagaaatctaCCACATTCTTATCTAAATACTCACTAATTTAAACAAAGGTTAGATGGTTCTTTTCTGGATCTCTGACTCCGGCAAAAGCACACACAGAACAGACACAGGACTgtttccccctctcccagctttgaaagtatcttgttcccttattggtccttctggtcaggtgtcagctaggtacTGTGAACTtcttagccctttacaggtaaaagaggaattaacccttagctgtctgtttatgacacactcccCAAATCATAGACAGTGCTGGAATGGAGAAAAAACAATTTGCCAAATCTCCTATAAAATGTGGCCCTTTATCTGATTCTTCACTGCAAGGCCAGGGAACCAGTAGTGGCTCCCATCGACCCTAAGTGCATCTCCCTAAGTTCCCTATAAGAGAAGGGGCCCCTTCCCTCagagctctgagctgcctgccgGCAGGGGAAAAGAAGAGGCCCCTTCCCTGGAGCTAACTGCTGCTAGTAGGGGGAGGGCTGTGAGCAgtcctctgccccacctccagtgcatcctgcctgcaccccaaattcctcatccccaaccccaccccagagcccataccccagaAACAGTACTATGACTGCCAAACCTGAGAAGCTCCACTGACTCCTGCAGACAGGGTGATAACAGCCAGGGAGaagaaagggagacagaaatTGGGAGACAGATAAGAACCAATTCCCTATATCATATTCAGAGGACAAGGCGACTTGCCTGTCTATGCTGTATAGCTGGAATCAGGAGGCGGGGAAGGGTGACACACCATAACCAAATTTCACCATAAATAATACtttcctatttactttctccacaccagtcaggatTGTATAGACCTCTGCCATATCTCCCTATAGTCTTCTCTTTGCCaagatgaaaattcccagtcttattaatctctcctaatacggaagccgttccatacccctaatcatttatgttacccttttctgaaccttttcgaattccaatatatcttttttgagatgagcgACTGAATCTGCaggcaatattcaaggtgtgggcatatgaTGGGTTTACACAGAGgaaatatgacattttctgtttcgttatctatccctttcttaatgattcacaacattctgttcacttttatgactgctgctgcacattgagtgaatgttttcacagaactatctATAGTGACTCCAAAATCCCTTTTTTGAGTGTTAACACCATAACTAGacccatcattttttatgtaGAATTGAGTTTATGTTTTcagatgtgcattactttgtatttctcaacactgaattccatctgccactttattgccctgtcacccagttttatgggatccctttgtaaatctttgcagtttgctttggacttaactatctttagtagttttgtatcatctccaaactttgccatctcacagttttccctttgtccagatcattatgaatatgttgaatagtatccTTCCTAGCACACTAACTGGTCTTGGCAAtgtattactttttaatttatgcatatgctccaaaacctcttctaatgacccctaatctgggacagttcctgagcttttcacctaaaaagaatggctcagatttgggaatttccctcttatcctcagccatgaagactgatgcacagAATTCCTTTAGTTTCTCTGCCCATGAAGccattgtctttaagtgctcctttaccATCTCAATCATGCAGTGGCTTCACTTgctgtttagcaggtttcctgcttcggATGTACTTGAAACAATACTTGCTGTTACTTTTGGAATCTTTggccagctgttcttcaaattcttttttggctttcctaattCTATTTTTACACTttgtttgccagagtttatgctcttttctattttcttcagttgAATTTAAATTCCACTTTTTAACAGATGCCTTTGTGcctcttcttttcctttgttgtttACTCACAGTGGAAGAATATCCACAAGATATTGGGAGTGGCAACCAACTGCTACAGAAGGACAAGAGAACCCACAGATTAGTGGCAAAGCCCTTCTTCCCAGTATCCACCCTGCCATTGGGTTCATGTCCCCCCACCAAGTCTGACCTCAAGTATCTCCGATCACATGACATCTTCTGCATGGCGACGGCATCTTACTCTCCATGGTTGTGCATCACACTTAGCTGATGTGTTACTTGTGGCATGGCTGGCATCCACTATCCTGGCTATGTCCCCGCAACACCCCACTGTATCTCAGCCTTGGCTCCCCATTGTCACAGATGGTTTGTGCTGCCCCATCTCCTGGCTCTGGTCGGCTCCAGCTCCAGATCCAcaactctgcctcagcactgttgctctgcccccagcccagcttgaGGTGCTGAGAACTGCATTAATAGCCCCAAATCACTGAAAAACTAACCTACACGTAGCCCAATCTCAATCAAATTCCAAATCAAAACACCAGTACAGATACTTGAATCCTGATTGAGGGTTGCAGGTGTTTCACACAAAAAATGACAAATGGGGGCATTAAACATAGCCTCAGATTATCCCAAaatttatatatttgaaaaacaGTAATAACATTATCATATTAATTCTTTCTAATTGCATTCTATGATGCTAGTGAATGTCCATATTTTGTATTGAATTAGTTTGTTATTGTTAGTCTTTGGTAAATCAGGTAAAATCAGGTAAATTTTCCTATAATGCTGAGCTCAGCCAAACTCGGAAAGAGCATCCTTGATTAATGAGGGGATATACTTTCTCCTTCTTGTCAGACAGGTTTCAAGGCAGTGACCCTATGTGATCACTTTCTGCAAATGTATTTGCCCACTTTGTCACGAAGATCTTTGGATTTGACCCCATAAATGATCGGGTTGAGCATGGGAGGGATGAGGAGATAGAGGTCAGCCAAGATGATGTGAATGTAGGGAGCGATGCTCTGACTGAACCGATTTGTGAGGTTGGAAAAGAGGCCGGGAGTATAATACATCAGCATCACACAGATGTGGACTGTGCAGGTGTTGAGGGCTTTTTGGTGGGCTTTCTTGGAGGAGAGTCTGAGGATGGCCCTCATGATCAGACCATAGGACAGGGCAACGAGCGTCAGGTCTGACATGTTGACTACGAAGAATAGCACCAAGCCATATGTCCTGTTCACTGTGATGTCCCCACATACCATCTTCACCACAGCCATGTGCTCACATTGAGTGTAGGGGATAATGCGattggcacagaatggctgctggctcaggagcaggggcaggggcataatgaagagaacagctcTTATCAAGCCCAGGAGCCCTAGCTTAGCTATTCGAGTGTTAGTGAGAACGATGGTGTATCTCAGAGGGTTACATATGGCAACATAACGATCGAAGGCCATTGTCACGAGGACGGCTGAGTGCATAACAGAAACAGTGTGAAGGAaaaacatctgggtgaggcagcccCCCACTGTAATGCCtttcaaattgaaccaaaatatacacagtgcATTTGGCATGACGAAAGTAGGTGTGGCAATGTCTGTGAGCGCCAGCATGCAGATCAGCAGGTACATTGGCTTGTGCAGGGTCTGCTCTTTGTATACAACAAACAGAACtgtgaaatttcccaacaggcCGATAATGTAGAACATAGAGAaagggatggagatccagacgtGGGCTGTTTCCAGGCCAGGGATGCCCATTAGGATGAATGTTGAAAGGTTAGAGTGGGTGATGTTGAAAACTGCCATGATGTGGTCAATGCATCGACTGGTCTCAGAAATGCTTCAGGTGCCTGTAAAGGGAGAGAAGCATAGTGAAGGGGGGTTACACACTTTATAGAAAATAGTATGATAAATATTGTATAGTTAACAATCTAGAACTGGAATTAATCAGTGAAGTGCCAACATTTACAGATGGCATCACATTATTTAGGTCAGAGTCAAGTCCAGAGAAGTCCTCTGCGGGAATTGAAAAAGCTAAGTGAATGGGGAGCAAGATGGCAGATGAATTTCAATGTCAAGAAAATGTGATGTGTATGCCCATTGGAGGAAAAAGCTTGAACTCCTAAAACACTGTACGAGGTTCTGATTTAACTATATGAACCCAGGACAAGGACCGGGGTGTCATGTTACACAGCTCTGTGAATCCCTTTTCACAGCACAAGCAGACAGAAACTAAGCAAAACATTGGGATCCAGGAGATGTGGGATTGGAAATCATACAGAAAATACAATTCCATGAATCGGTCAGTCAATGTTTCACCTTCCTTTGGTCTCCTCTCTGTAGTACTGGGCACCCTTCTCacaaaggatattgcagaactagAGGGTTAAATCCTGGGCAAGGAGAATGATCAAGGGCCCGGGGAAACTCTCATATGGAGAGAggttgaaaagactgggattgttagtatcacggagtccctgggcgatgctctggaactgctccccacaaagccagtcaggactttagggagcctcctctcccttggagcagactgtctgcagggcaggaagctcacacgtagcattcagcatgtgctcctccgtgtgcttcccacagcgactCCACCCAGTCGGGGTCCTGGGTAagcagagggtcctgcacccccactttgcagtcagacgtgactctcagccagccagtaagacagaggtttatttagatgacaggaacacagtccaaaacaggtcttgccagtacagacaacaggaccccccatagtcaggtccatctggggccccagggaggccacagcacCGCTGGGAGGCCCGAGCCTCctcggggctcccctccatttcccagccagcttccaaaaactaccaaaccccctccagcccctcttctctgagctgtgtctctttcccaggccaggaggtcacctgatctctctgtctccaacatctttagcatccccttgcaggggggcagggcctggccattagttgccacaGAGACAGAAGGTCGGCCAGAGCTGAGgcccccacacagtattcagagggaacattaaaacCAGGCCCACTTCATCACAGTTAGGTTAcagaggagatgaataagaggagATATGAGAAAATACTCCTTGGTAGAGTACATGGGGAATCTGTATTccctttctcataacacaagattaAAAGGACGTTCAACTAAGCTGAAATGTggtaaattcaaaactgataaaaatagaatgttttcttCTCTTAATGTTTAAATAGACcgaggaactccttgccacaagatGTATTTGAGGCCATGAACTAAGCAAGAATGAGGAAGGATTTGGACATGTACATGGATAGTGAAACTTTACACTTTCAGCCTCTCCCAACAAACCacagtgctgcctgcttctctgtaTAGATCTCCCTACCTACCCCCACAACCCTCAGCACTGCCTGCTTGTCGATCTATacccttctccccacctccatTACACTCAGTACTACCCACCTGAGTATATATCCCAGACCCTACCACAAAACCTCCAGTGCTGGCCACTTGTCAATGTATGTTCTCCACCCAACAACTTCCAGTCCTGCCACACAATGATACCCCTCAGCCGGGACCATAATCAGGTGCCAGATCCGAGAGAGGCAGCTCACAGAAATACCTCCTCAAACTAGGTTAAACTCAGTGTCTGCCTGCACCAGGGAAAAGGAACCTATTCAGTGAAGGGaaccccagcagcagctcagcctgtgcagggaaggagagggaccGACCcctcaggagggagagaggatgcGGAGACTAAAATGAGCCAGTATGAGTAACTCTTCCTCAAAGCTACACAAAGCTTTATCATATTGCAGCCTGCTAGAAACCCAGACACCCCTTCCTGAGGCAGCTATTCCATGTTGGTAGTTGCTGACGTTCCCACAAGACTGTAGTGGGGCTGCTCACGGGAGGAGGGATGGTCCAGCTGGGGGATTGGTCATAGACAATCTGCTGTAATGTCGTCCACATTCCGTTACAGTCTGAGACACTCTCTATCCAAGGGGGCCTCATTATGCCTCTTTGCTCTGTGCATTAGGCAGGATGTCCAGTCCCTATTTTGTCCAGTTTCAGGACCCTGTGTCACTGTGATGTACATACtgcatgtcccctctccccccacccccaacacacataAATATTGTGCATCCCTGAGCTTCCCACAGTGAGATTTCCAACACCGCTGGTTTCCTGTAAGCCAGAAAcaagcttttattttttactcCCTTTTGATGCTCCTCATCCTGTCTAGACCCAGAGATGCAGGACCACAGAGAAAGCagaccctcccttcctccctggaaaaaaaatgttatccTAATTGTTCAgttacaaa from Gopherus evgoodei ecotype Sinaloan lineage unplaced genomic scaffold, rGopEvg1_v1.p scaffold_36_arrow_ctg1, whole genome shotgun sequence includes these protein-coding regions:
- the LOC115641885 gene encoding olfactory receptor 52E2-like gives rise to the protein MAVFNITHSNLSTFILMGIPGLETAHVWISIPFSMFYIIGLLGNFTVLFVVYKEQTLHKPMYLLICMLALTDIATPTFVMPNALCIFWFNLKGITVGGCLTQMFFLHTVSVMHSAVLVTMAFDRYVAICNPLRYTIVLTNTRIAKLGLLGLIRAVLFIMPLPLLLSQQPFCANRIIPYTQCEHMAVVKMVCGDITVNRTYGLVLFFVVNMSDLTLVALSYGLIMRAILRLSSKKAHQKALNTCTVHICVMLMYYTPGLFSNLTNRFSQSIAPYIHIILADLYLLIPPMLNPIIYGVKSKDLRDKVGKYICRK